From the genome of Astatotilapia calliptera chromosome 3, fAstCal1.2, whole genome shotgun sequence:
TAGACATGCTAAAAGTGGCTTAATAGAGAAGGCATCGTTCTGCTTCAGAGGCAGATAGATCTGACAGTCGTCAGCATAGCAGTGGAAGGATATTCCATGCCTTCTGAGGATGGTTCCCAGGGGCtgtaaatataatgaaaaaagcAGAGGCCCTAAAATTGAGCCCTGCGGGACCCCAGACTGAAAAGTGGCAGAGGAAGACTCATACCCTAAAAAGTTAACACTAAAAGTTCTGTCGCAAAGATAAGACCTAAACCATTTCAAAGCAGTACCACGAATGCCTGCAAGATGGTGCAAGCGAGACAGTAAAATGTTGTGATCTACAGTGTCAAAGGCAGCTGTTAGGTCAAGGAGGACAAGAACAACATGATTGCCAGAGTCACAGGAAAGGAGGATATcattaaaaacctttaagagTGCTGACTCCGTGCTATGCaagtttttaaaacctgattGAAAGACCTCCAGGATAccattctcatttaaaaaatccaTCAATTGGCAATGTAAAATTTTCTCTAAGATTTTAGACATAAAAGACAACTTGGAGATAGGTCTGCAGTTAGCCAATACAGTGTGGTCCAGGGCAGGTTTCTTAAGCAAGGGTTGTACTACCGCATgcttaaaattagcagggacTACACCAGATATTAAACTGCTGTTTATAACACTAAGAACAGCCTGGCCTATGCTAGGAAAAATCTCCTTAAAAAATTGTGGTGGGACAGGATCATTTGGGGAACCAGAGGGCCTCAGGTGGCCAACCACATCCTCTAAATAAGAAAGAGACACAGGCTCAAACTggttaaaaacagcagagcaAGGGATCAAGACAGAGGGGTCAGACTCAGGAGAAGAAATGAGAGCCCGCGTGGTTGCAACCTTCTCAatgaaaaaacacatcaaatcaTTAGACAGTTTATGAGAGGCCTCCAAACAGTTTGTGGAGCATTTAAGACTAAGTCAATAGATTTAAATAACACACGTGGATTGTGACTGTTGGAGGAAATGATCTTTGAGAAGTATTTTCTTTTAGCCTCTTTGATTGCATCCTGATAGAGGCGCCAGCAGTCCTTTAGGATTTGAAGAGACACCTGCAGTTTGTCCCTCTTCCATCTGCGTTCAGCTCTACGACACTCCCTCCTCACAGTCCAAGTGGCGTCATTAAACCAAGGATCGGTTTTAGCCTTGGGCTTCCTGGTTTTTAATGGTGCCACAGAGTCCAGAATGGTAAGGCAAGAAGATTGAAACCAGGAGCTGAGGTTCTCTGTGTCCAAGGGAGTACGATCGGCGGGGATAGACAGCTGGTTAAAAGCAGTTGAGAACTGGGCAGCAGTGAAAGGGTTAATAATCCGACAGCGGTGAACAGGAGCACCGGTTTGAGCTGTAGTGCGTGAAAACACAGCATCAAATAATACAGCCATATGGTCAGAGAAAGCAGTGTCAGTCACTTCCACATTAGACACAGGTAGACTGTGTGACAAGACCAGGTCTAGTGTGTGTCCGTGTTCATGTGTGGGACCAGGTACGGACTGGACCAGATTAAAAGAGTCAATGAGGCTTAAAAACTCCTTCACCAGAGGTTTATCAGGACAGCAGACATGGATATTAAAATCTCCCACAATAAGAACATGATCGTAGTTGGGCATAATCCCAGCTAGAAATTCTGAAAAGTCATTTATGAAATTCTTATTGTATTTAGGGGGACGATAAATAACACCAAAGAGCACAGAGTTAGAGCGATTAACTTCAAAACACGTGAGCTCAAAGCTGGAAAACGAGGGCTGTAAAACACactgtttacatttaaaatcctttttaaaaacaaccgccgtacctcctcctctccctgatGTCCTTGGTGTGTTAAAATAGGAACAACCCGCTGGTAAGAGTTCAGATAAAGTACTGGACTCACCAGTATTAAGCCAAGTCTCCGTGACACACATGAAGTCTAGTTTCCAGGAGGTGAATAACTCATTCAGAATAAAAGATTTGTTCACCAGCGATCTGGCGTTTACCAGCCCAATCCTGACAGGAGCCGGGGATGAGGTAAAAACCCCAGCGGCACAGGGGGTCCGACACAGCGGCCTCAGATTGCGGAGGTTCGCCCGGCGCACGTTGAGCCGAGGGGGACAGGGGTCACGGAGGAGCGGTGCATCATCCTGGCAGACCACGGGGATGAGGCAGGAACCCACGGGGTCCAGGAAACGTCGGTGCACAAAAACTCCAGGAAATAATCTCTGTATTCCTTTGACGGTAGTGGGATGGTGTGCTAAAGAGATCTTGAGTTTAACCAGCCGACCACTGCGCCTACCCCGACGTCTACGCCGGGGAGGTAGCATGACTGCACGGCATGGGCAAGTTGGGATATGTGACAGCAACGGACACCATGAATTCTGACCTCCGTTAGAAAATGGAGCTGTATTTTGTCCAGAACTTCGGAGGTTCAGAAGCGATTGGCGATCGTACACCAGTAATGACCCGATTTCTTGAGTGACACACGACAGGagcaatataaaaacaaacaaaactgacagCGACAGACGAGCAGCCACGtacaccggcgccatctttaCTGTCATGATATGTCATcatatttaaatcaaacatgGGTTAGTTTTCCTCCTTGGTATGGTTCGATTGTCCAGGTGTGAACAGTAATTGTACTTGGTGTGGACCAAAACAATGCCTATTTGGTCTTACTTTGATTGGCATGGGCAGGCTCTGGCAGATGGTCTCGGTACAGTTCCAAAACTCCACAGCGGTTTGTTTATGCTGTGGACGTGATCCAACCCCAACTAACAGGTGTATGTTACAAGTTTgaactaaagaaagaaactccTGTAGCCGTGTAGACTTTGTATTCTCAACCCACGGAGGTGCTGTAGATGTACAAAGATCTCTACAGAGTAGCAGCTCGCTGGGAAATGAATataaattttcagttttctctcCCAGCACTTTCTTCTTGTATTTAAAGTAGAAAGCTCAGGGCATAAAGGTACTTTATGTAATTACcctttaaagtatttaaatacAAACTTTACTGCAGGGGACAGACTTTTACTATGTGGATTTGTTACAATCTCAGAAAATTGATTCAGATCCAGATCAGATCCACTTCTTTGGATTTTGTTACCTGGAATTTTCGGCATTTGTGTGTCAAAATTTTCaaatctgtgtttctctttaaatattaatatttcctTTTAACCAGCCTGATCTGTTTGTCTCCTTGTCAGGCTTTAAATTTCTTCCAGGCcactgtgagaaataaaaatgtaagaatGTGTTCTTAAATGAAGCTTTCACTGATTCGCTGCACCATCTAGGGGTACAAAGTGGTATTACATAAAAAATTCAACGTGTTTCTGGTTCTACCTCATTATTGCAATCTGTTAATAATCTCAGTTAAGTTTGGAAgatttttagatatttttagaCCAAGGGCTTTACAATAAGCACCTTCAAGGCTACTTTATGGTGAATTAAAGTAAAGCTGCGATGCTGTGTCTTCTTAAGTAGAGACTTAAAGGTGTGCATCACATTATAAATTGAAATGTCCCATATGTGAAACTTTTAGCCTGCaattataacaataataaaaaaatctcatCAGGATGTTTGGGTATCCtctgttgtgttgttttaatttttatgtgtgtgtcttttaaagTCTGAACTGTAACATCACAGTTTGGTTTTTGTCCCACTCAGTCACCTGACATGTTGTCGTCCCTCAGAGGATGCTGTGTTTCTGGATGATGAGATGGAGAGGGAGGAGTGTGTGATGACCGAGATGGGGATCATCTATCATGGTTTCTATGATGACATTGCTGAGACTGACTGGAACTATGGACAGGTCAGAGAAAACCAGACTGAGGCTCTTCAGGACTTATTTACCAGTTGTCTTGTGACTGACCTGAGGGTTTTTATGCCTAGTTCAGGGGTCGGCAacatgcggctctttagtccttatagtgtggctccgcgtggtttgggaaaagaaattagaagtatttagctgaagtgtattttatttatgttagttcttttttaacttgtaattctagaaatataaaaatacaattctattctattattttttcatcgctcaaaataagcgtcataCCCGCTGAAACGAcatgcatttatcgagactttcaaccccaggtaggccaattatggatcttcggatccacattatgtcagcagctgttctcttccctgaactatgttaaaaacaaacaccgctcacagatgacagcttacagtcctgcgtaaagatgaaagccctgatttgcagacgctgtgcgcagaggttcaggagcagaagtcccattgtaaacattccatgaacatgcttttcagcatctctttattgaccacttttcacacacggttgctgtacgcatacagccggctgtagcttttcagctcacagcccgacacaacaacagcatagagagcacagacgttaagacggcgaggcgtgattgcgggtgctgctcaggtgcgtccgcctcccctgcagcagcGCTTCAGACCACGCCGCCACaaagcataaaagtaaaaaacaatatatacagtgttatcttcattttagatgtcaaaaagtatttgcggctcccagtgttttcttttgcttggaaaccgggtccaaatggctctttgggtgtaaaaggttgctgacccctggccTAGTTCAACGTGTTCATTTCCCATTTAGAGTAAGATAGACAATAACGAAGGTGTAAATTAGAGCTCGTGTCCCTGAGATTCTCAGTCAGGTCCAACACTGTCTTGGTATGGTctggttttattaaaataaataaataaataaataaaatataaactaagATAACTGCCAAAATCCTCAGCTTGGGGGTTTTAAACAGGAAGTCTGCTGTTGATTACCCACCTCTAATTTCTCAAGAATGGACCATTGTCAGTCAGTAAATCTTTATTAGGGTATTGTGCCATGTTCTCAGATTAATTAGATgtattcaaagcactttacacttgGCAAGGTGAAGATGTAAGAAGATCAAccaaataaaagattaaaacctGCATAATTGTGTAACATGTTTCCAGTgtttatgtacatatatgtaacttttaatttcatttgaaGCAGCTGCTGTTTAGCTAGGTCGGTGACAGTGACAATTCAATTTGTAACTTTTATATTATTCATAATTGATTTTTCAGACACTTTCATTTATAAACAGTGGAAAACACTTTTCCTTTACTCTCACTTGAATGTGATGAGGTAATCAGGGTACGCTTGGTTGTCATGAAACACAACATACATGCTGGGGTTATCCATTTTGTCTACCACACTGTCATAGCGGTCATGAGGCTGCTGGGTGTTTCGAGGTGGAGGCACCTTCATGGTAGCTTGGCCCTGAGCGAAGACACCTGTGAGGACTCGGGCGACGAACATTAACTGAGAACCATCAGCAGCTGGTTTGGAGTAGGTGGGTTGAGCCGAGTAGTTGGCATTTACAGCAAAGTAGGTCCCAAGACCGTATGCAGTTGCTGAGggtgaaaagagaaaaggaaattaACAACAGATGATTGTATTTACACTGTAGTGACACAGAACTAGTTACTAGTTCACTAACCCTGCCTTTGTTACAAGTACTGTTTATTTCATATCTTTCACCAGGTGTTCAAGATTTTAACCATGCAGTGGATTGCAGCATGTTTTATTAGTGCATACAGGAACATAAAAACATGTCTTTAAGAAATCAAGTGCCGTTACTCTACTAGGCctcgtttttattgttaactcagtGTCCCTGGGCCTTGTCccttgtgttatgaataaatctttttttttttttttggtaccggtactggttttattttgttgtacatatctgcaacaccttaaaggccggtccgtgaaaattcTGTTGGACATAAACTGATCCATGCTGCAAAaacggttggggaccgctgctcttcAGGTCCCACCACAACATTTGACTTTGGGCTATTGTAGCACTTTTCTTGTCTTCTTTTAGCCATTTTTTATTGTCCTATTGACCCAGCATTGTATAATTTTGAGCATTTGACTTTCTAGAACAGAGACGTTCATTGTTGACTGAATGACTCTAAGGTGCAAAATCGTTTAACGCATTTGGCTGTTAACTCACGGGCTGCTGATTTCAGACGACCCAGGGATGTAGTCTCTATGCTTAGAAGTCAAGCACTATTCTATTTTCACAGAGTTCTAGATATCTACCAAAGCAGGTGGAGGCATAATCATCCAGAGAAGAGCTGCTTTATAACAAGCTTTAAAACTCTAAAACCATAAAGAACACCAATCTTTCCATTAAGGAATATAAAGAATATAAGAAGTAAAGAACCATTTATAACACAAAGTTTTGGTTCAGTAAATGTGGACTCTATAAAAAGATTATTACCATTTTGTCCAGCAAAGCTCCTGTTGAATCCAGTTTTCACTATGGAGTCGCAATTTTCCTGGGTTGTCCCGTGGTACAGAAGTTTCTCCCCTGCTCCTCCCTCCTGTGCGTTCTTATCAGAAATGTGCTTCCTCTGTGCTTCATAGGTGCGCCGCAGGTGAACGTTCTGCAAACGCTCAATCTGACATGAGAGAAGAAGGACAAAGGATTAAAGAGCTGCCTAACAAGATAATCCAGGATATTAATTACATCTGAGGGGTAGTTCAAAGTATGTCATCATAGTGATGGCATAGTTTCAATGGTGGATTGAAAGTAAAATCCTCCTAAAATCCCAAATGAatgctgaaataaataaagaaaatttaattaaatgaatcatcttttaaaagaggaaatgaatttatttgtaaaatgtgACATTGACTGATTTGgaattaaattttaatattattttattcttccCTTTTCtatataaatgtgttttgttactGATAAAAGAAGTTTTCATATCactgaatgtgggagtgaagctgtggaacagacttAGTGAGGAACTCAAACACTAAGTCTGTTCCACAGTTTGTCTCCGTTTCTCGTCATGTTGTCAGTCTTCATGTCCTACTGCCATGTACCCCCCATGTGCAGTTTACTTCATGTTGCCACGCTGCTTAGTTACCATTCcaggagttttgttttgtactttCAGTTTGTAGttctcagcaataaagctgcataaGTTCATGTTTCGTCTCTGGAGtgctgcatttgggtccaacCTCTGCTTGCCACACAGCCAGACCTTGACAAACCCCCTTTTAACATGTTGTTACTGATTATGATTATTTAGTGTTAAGCCCCAATAGCAAAAACAACCATAACAATACGTGGACGCATAAGCAAAATCATGTTTTCGATGACATTGCCATtgcaggattttgttttttgctaatagtcaaaaaacaaaacaaaaaaagccaaagaatTGAATAAACAACTGTTATATTTAGtgaatcaaaataaataaactgttctATTGACTAAAGAAGAATAAAGTAGCGACAAAGCAGCATTCATATTATAAGACAGGTAATATAAATAGAAACTGAAATGTTCCCTTACACAAAGGACAGCCACCCACCTTCATCACAGTTTTGGCAACAGTTCGTTTGAAGGCCTCCTTCACTGCCCGGTACTCTGCAGAGGAAGGCTCCAGTGTAACGACCTTCAAGCTCTCATTAGCAGCCATGCTGTCCCAGTACAGAGGGTAAGTAAAGTCTGAAAGAGAGAAGCATATATAGCATATACCACATGAGAAGACACCTAGAGCCTATGTTGAGTTTTATTTTGCTATTTACTGCAAATCTTTAATGAAGcacgtaaaaagaaaaaaagattttaatagTATCATGAATGAATACAACCAAAACTTGCAATGGAGCCCGTCTGACAATATTATAACACTCCTGTTAAATCAACATGATCCAACCTTATCAGCTGATCTAGGATTTTCATACTTTTTGTTTAAAAGTGAACAGTTTATTGTTGCTTTCATGTTTCACAAAGACTTTTGCAACCTTCTTTACTACAAGtagttttttagtttctttcttCTCACCTCTCAGATTCTCAAGTCGCTTTAGCTTCATCGCCTGTCTGCTCAGTTGCTGTGTGGCCATCATTGTCTGTAGATTAACCTCCCATACGAGTCCCTGTGCGTCTTTTATTCCTTCTGTTAATTCGTTGTTTTCCAGTTGGTGATTGGCTGTTCTGGGAAGTCTTTCCCAGTTTCCGTTATGTGCCAGGATGCACCAAACAACTCGGAGGTACaaatcctcctcctccctgacTCTCACCTCATTAGCAAGACCCATTAACTGACACTGATTCATTTTCTTCATCACCCGGGTGACCCCGTCTTTCAACCCACTCACTGTTAGAGAGCCAGACTGATCAGTTTGCATGAATAAACCCTCAGACTCCACCAGCTCCTTCAGCTCCATCATGTCATCCTGGTCGAGGGGTTCCAGTTCCTCCTTTAAGAAGGTGTTACTGGAGCACTGTGTGTGATATTGATGCTTCAGCTTTTCCATGGCATCATCAACGTCTTTTTTGGAAAGACCCAGGAACGTGAAGACAGACTGCTGACTTGTAGAGCTGATATGGAGACTGCTGAGGTATGCACTCACAGAATGAGGAGGCTGTTGTTGCTGTACTTGAACTGGAAGTACTGGAAGTACTGGAAGTACTAGAACAAATCAGGAAAAAATTTCAGTAAAATAAATTTgtaatcagtttttattttcaaattcgTTTTAAAATTCAATTGCACATAAGATGTCAGTTTGTGAATATTTCTGTCACCTCTGTTGATGACAGCTGAGGAATACATCTGCATCGCTTTCTCTTTAAAAGCCAAGAAGACATCGATCTTAATCAGGGTGAGACGGATGTTGGTGAGGCTGTTCATAGATGATGCAGAAGCCTTGATCCCTTGAAGAATGGCTCCTGCTACAATCGCAGGATTCAACCCTCCAGCTCCTGAAAAAACACCACTTgcatttaggtgtgtgtgtttgtgtttcacaaCAAACTGAATGAATAGAAATGCCCAAAAAAAATACTTACCAGCACAGATGGCAGGAATTGCCACTGAACTGTATTTATAGCATTCACAATAGGCAATGATATCACACACAAGTTGTTCAATGAGAGCTTGATCCTTTTCTCCACATAcatgaaaaatagctttacagGGGAAGTTTCCAGACTGGGTCACATAAATTTCTCCTCGATTCACTTTTGCTGCACAGAAAGTGACACAGGAAGCATGAGTGAGAGTCAGATAAGTAAGATGAGAAGGTAAGTAGCAGCTTCTCTTTTTCTCACCTGCTTTCAGTTTAGCTTCCACCTCTGGTCCAGCTACAGTTAAGATGTCTTTGCATACTCCATCTGTAGATGAcgaaaaatcagaaaaatatatattaaagaaCTTATAATCTGTCCGTGAAGGAAAGCTTGTGAAGCATACAGTGAGTCATCAACCCTATTTCCCCTAATCAATCTAAATGCATTTATGGGAAATGGTACTCACAGGTAAGTCAAAGGTTAATCCCTGCCAAACCTGCTTGGCTGGAGATCAAACATTTCTCATGCCAGGTTGACACCACAGGCAGTATACCAGTTCACCACGTCACCTCTGTTCCCTGCCAGACTGTTATTGACTCACTTGTCTTTGTTATAGTTTGATCATCTGATTGCTTTCCATCGCCTGTGCCTCAGAGTTTTGGATTGCCATCCACTAAGACTAATGTGCATATTATGCGTAATATGCACTTTATTTCACTATGTGAAACTATAATCATGATAGGTATGAGAtccaaaatacaacaaattaTCTAGTGTTGCAGCTCCATATGCATcacaaaatgtcaaactgtcaGTTATGCTCTTCATAAGTATATAGTGAGGTTTTTAGCTAATCCAAGAGGCTTGTTAATAATGCTAGATGAAAACTTCAAAGATTACAATCATATGGGTATCCCTATATCTGTGCAGATTTTCATGAAGAGCTGTTTTCCTTTGTCATCCATAGAGAGCTATGCTACCATTGTGGTTAAAAATAACTTCAAAGTTACATCATGGGCCTCCTGCTCACTCCGCCTTCCTGCCTTTATATGCATCCTCGGTTTCACCTACCAAGGTTAAAATTTTGGAAGTCTGTTGTGTTCACCACAGCATCTGTAGTCTCATTAGTGATGTCACCAAACACCACATGTAGTTTAACTCCACTTCCCACTGTTATGATGATGTCATCTAGGTCGCTGGTGAGGGACCTGAAGATTGCTGAGACGAAGAACACCACACATTAGATTTTGTTTGACATTTAATCTGATGACTGAGGGTGCTGATGAATATGGTAAAATATGACACTGGCTGAATGCTTTTTATCTGCTCACTATTCATTAATGTCACATAATAAAGACAGTCTGAGTAGTGCTAGTTTACCTTGGCCTCCCTGGTTCATATTTAAGCTGAGCTGTTTGTAGACATCGTGgtagcactgtaaataaaaacacaagaataACAACATAAATAATTGATGTCTGGTCAGGACAGccctgttcttgttttttaaagtgttttataaataaagtatgATATGCATATCAGATCAGGACATATCGATTGACACTGACCTCCTCAGAATCAGGGTAACCAGGTTTAATGACAATGTGGATGTTTGTAAGAGATCCAGAGGATGCAGATAATCCAAACTGGTGAATGACGTCAGTCAACACTTGAATAGCTTCTCTCAGCGGGTATTGTAAAACAATTCCTGGCCCAATGATTGGAATGGCCACTGAACCCAAATTCAGCTGTGCACAAAGCTCCAGACACTTCTTCAGACCGTTACCAAGAGCCTGCAAATCAAAAGttacatatttttaaactaTGTTTTCAAACTCTTGGATTGCACACTGCAACTAACAGAGCACACATGGAAAACAGTGAGGCTGCACAAAAAGTTCAATTTGGTTGTATAAGACTGCTCTTGCAGTTATCTGGTTGGTACATTAATGCTTTCGCTTTTCAATTAAattaagaaatattttattgtatatttttttgtctCGATTCTACTTTTGTACATACACGTAGATATCATCTGATTATTCCAATTAATACTTTCATCTATGTACAGCTATAAAGTGCATTTCAATGGTTTTCTGAAGGtaaattaaatatgaattaGCACTTTTCCATCACCAGAAGTGTTAATAAAAGTCCTTAATTTTACCTGAACGCTCTTTCCTCTTACTCCGTCCCAAGGCAAGCACTCAATGAAGAAAATCCTGGAGCAGCCCAGAGATGGAGGTGCATCAACCAGCTGAACATCACCAGGGGCGAGGGCACAACTGGCTAAGACTGAatcaaactttaactttaatacATTCCCAGCTTTGGCCAACAAACTGTTGCCAATATTTGTAGAAGTCAGCTGCTTGTTGAGCATGGGGACCACCAGAACATCCGCCTGCAGAAATAATATTGAATAACATGAatgttgatattttattttgggaTTATGGGAAATAGAATTGAATGGAAATAATCAAACCTGTTCATTTTCTAAACTGCTGAGTTTGATCTTCAGGTTTGTTCTGTTGATTGCAGAGTTTCCAACTGTGCTGtacatgctgctgctgtagctgaGAGATCTAGGTGTATCACTGAGTCTGCTGGTGTTTCGTGGTCTTTGCACATTTGGGATGGCTGCAGTTTGTTTATCTCGGATAATGACGTGATAGGAGCTCTCTATCAGCTCTTTAGTCACTTTACCCTCTTCCTGGAAGTACTGCTGAGCCCCTGGTCCATCTAGAGTCAAAGTGTCTACTACAACACTGTCTAGAGTTGATGTTAGGGCCTCCTTGACCTCCTGAACATGACATCGAGGaccagacacaaacacacaaggatttggaaaatgtgaggCTTGTAAGGTCACCTTGGTCTGCTTCATGCCAATCAAGTCTaagattttattaaaacagtcGACCAGTTCAGGATGAAGCAGATTGATGTTTTCTTGAGTTGAAACTTGATTCAACTGGAAGTCATGAAGAACTTCATTGAGCTTGGCCACATTTTCACTGTAGCCCACCAGTTGGACGTTGGTTGTTGAGGTTCCCCTGGCGCCTGGCATGTAGCTGATGTCCACTCTGAACTCTCTACTGTTTGCCTCGTTCTTGGCTTTCATCAGAATTTCTTTCAACCTGTTGAGATCTGTTGCACCCTGCAGCTGTACA
Proteins encoded in this window:
- the LOC113018871 gene encoding poly [ADP-ribose] polymerase 14-like, which produces MDEYPYPLFFEATDFTDREKEKVRRYFQKRRDSGGGDCGNLEKLGGSVYKICFKLKEDQDRVLQRKFHTITLPSGEVRLTVSRTSSPQTSDQPSTSQSLISRNPNIKGLEKTFRIDVFLMFFLRDNCKAYKFLEKQLSSIGCTVELNFDEEEVLVRGEVDKGPGGGFGGAAEKWECQVDQVFIRLTETYLCYHVLEPKQMKMVLQDSAFKTDDIKVYTESGYAVVVGEVDAMKEKIAILEKSLPTKKEVPIVEKKFKLIEEEFNREMRANCPEVAIIRGSAMITLEGPDKEVQSGAAKLVELIKNVKEKSVKFPTALLTFMKTSDAIPKYQTRFQQSLRNPVFFEVGADLVLSSLSSDALNEAEAAVMRDLKVTTVQLQGATDLNRLKEILMKAKNEANSREFRVDISYMPGARGTSTTNVQLVGYSENVAKLNEVLHDFQLNQVSTQENINLLHPELVDCFNKILDLIGMKQTKVTLQASHFPNPCVFVSGPRCHVQEVKEALTSTLDSVVVDTLTLDGPGAQQYFQEEGKVTKELIESSYHVIIRDKQTAAIPNVQRPRNTSRLSDTPRSLSYSSSMYSTVGNSAINRTNLKIKLSSLENEQADVLVVPMLNKQLTSTNIGNSLLAKAGNVLKLKFDSVLASCALAPGDVQLVDAPPSLGCSRIFFIECLPWDGVRGKSVQALGNGLKKCLELCAQLNLGSVAIPIIGPGIVLQYPLREAIQVLTDVIHQFGLSASSGSLTNIHIVIKPGYPDSEECYHDVYKQLSLNMNQGGQAIFRSLTSDLDDIIITVGSGVKLHVVFGDITNETTDAVVNTTDFQNFNLDGVCKDILTVAGPEVEAKLKAAKVNRGEIYVTQSGNFPCKAIFHVCGEKDQALIEQLVCDIIAYCECYKYSSVAIPAICAGAGGLNPAIVAGAILQGIKASASSMNSLTNIRLTLIKIDVFLAFKEKAMQMYSSAVINRVLPVLPVLPVQVQQQQPPHSVSAYLSSLHISSTSQQSVFTFLGLSKKDVDDAMEKLKHQYHTQCSSNTFLKEELEPLDQDDMMELKELVESEGLFMQTDQSGSLTVSGLKDGVTRVMKKMNQCQLMGLANEVRVREEEDLYLRVVWCILAHNGNWERLPRTANHQLENNELTEGIKDAQGLVWEVNLQTMMATQQLSRQAMKLKRLENLRDFTYPLYWDSMAANESLKVVTLEPSSAEYRAVKEAFKRTVAKTVMKIERLQNVHLRRTYEAQRKHISDKNAQEGGAGEKLLYHGTTQENCDSIVKTGFNRSFAGQNATAYGLGTYFAVNANYSAQPTYSKPAADGSQLMFVARVLTGVFAQGQATMKVPPPRNTQQPHDRYDSVVDKMDNPSMYVVFHDNQAYPDYLITFK